The following proteins are co-located in the Sporohalobacter salinus genome:
- a CDS encoding YueI family protein, with protein sequence MGPKDEEIEEEAILNQDKSELEQTISAGIHGGFELKKGEKRRFLGEFKERVIKTLTFSQIEEPGVYPEILEAIRDSKAKKLIINRQVNMKAAKEYIDLARKNKLSFKKVESDEFKGNIGLVVVSDKAVNREKIKVPNKKEKFKELNLPVELVDKAGEKICAECYAKIADEAPEELINFEKMNWFDKLFNSSCFCQK encoded by the coding sequence ATGGGACCAAAGGATGAAGAGATAGAAGAAGAAGCAATTTTAAATCAGGACAAGAGCGAGTTAGAACAGACAATTTCTGCCGGGATTCATGGTGGTTTTGAGTTAAAGAAAGGTGAAAAAAGAAGGTTTTTAGGTGAATTTAAAGAACGGGTAATTAAAACTTTAACTTTTAGCCAAATTGAAGAACCGGGAGTTTATCCAGAAATATTGGAAGCCATTAGAGATTCAAAAGCTAAAAAATTAATTATAAATCGGCAGGTTAATATGAAAGCAGCTAAAGAATATATTGATTTAGCACGTAAAAATAAACTTTCATTTAAAAAAGTAGAATCGGATGAATTTAAAGGAAATATTGGATTGGTAGTAGTTAGTGACAAAGCAGTAAATAGGGAAAAGATAAAGGTTCCTAATAAGAAAGAAAAATTTAAAGAATTAAATTTACCAGTGGAGTTAGTAGATAAAGCCGGTGAAAAGATTTGTGCTGAATGTTATGCTAAGATAGCTGATGAAGCCCCAGAAGAATTAATAAATTTTGAAAAGATGAACTGGTTTGATAAATTATTTAATTCTTCTTGTTTTTGTCAGAAATAA
- a CDS encoding M23 family metallopeptidase codes for MSDRDDKKNERNKEQNGSKEKKKFPFSIKKDRDNIKLKLKKNIEELANKFSWKRFVTRFVTNKKFLVGLAVIILAGIIFIPQLSDSTSQSNPSNSESSRAQDKVITYEHIPSQQEKVKQNNQQQQTATKKKEKVTSKEEVKTDVGDDKESSVDENKSKPVIQQANIQPKFNLPVKGSEISRPYGWSKHPMLEDWRYHQGIDLQVAKGTSIKAAASGKITKIKEDDYLGLILIIKHNSDYQTIYGHAQEFYLKEGQQVKAGQAIGKVGSSGLVIEPTFHFGVLKGNETVDPTEYINL; via the coding sequence ATGTCTGATAGAGATGACAAAAAAAATGAGAGAAATAAGGAACAGAATGGATCGAAGGAAAAGAAGAAATTTCCTTTTTCAATTAAGAAAGACAGAGATAACATCAAATTAAAATTAAAAAAGAATATTGAGGAGTTAGCTAATAAATTTTCTTGGAAACGATTCGTAACTAGATTTGTAACTAATAAGAAATTTTTAGTTGGATTAGCAGTAATAATTTTAGCCGGAATTATTTTTATACCTCAATTAAGTGATTCAACTTCTCAATCTAATCCATCTAATTCTGAGTCTAGTCGAGCTCAAGATAAGGTTATAACTTACGAACATATTCCATCTCAACAAGAAAAAGTTAAGCAAAACAACCAACAGCAGCAAACGGCGACAAAGAAGAAGGAGAAAGTAACTTCAAAGGAAGAAGTCAAAACTGATGTAGGAGATGACAAGGAAAGTAGTGTAGATGAGAATAAAAGTAAGCCTGTAATTCAACAAGCGAATATACAACCCAAATTCAATCTACCGGTAAAGGGGTCTGAGATTAGTCGTCCTTATGGTTGGAGCAAACATCCAATGTTAGAGGATTGGCGTTACCATCAAGGTATTGACTTGCAGGTAGCAAAGGGAACTTCAATCAAGGCTGCTGCTAGTGGTAAAATAACTAAAATAAAAGAAGATGACTATTTAGGCTTGATTTTAATTATTAAACATAACAGTGATTATCAGACTATTTACGGCCATGCACAAGAATTTTATTTAAAAGAAGGTCAGCAGGTAAAAGCAGGGCAGGCCATAGGAAAAGTAGGATCTTCTGGTTTAGTTATAGAACCTACTTTTCATTTTGGTGTTTTAAAGGGGAATGAAACAGTAGATCCAACTGAATATATTAATTTATAG
- the spoIID gene encoding stage II sporulation protein D, whose amino-acid sequence MVPTVLIVGGDLIFNFGTKKITVKVTTEDNRIIELELEEYIKGVIAAEMPASFRLEALKAQAVAARSYILTRLQGTDKREVSITTDINVDQAWISKQKLLEKRGNLKNWFKISEAVNSTRGIFLTYNGKIATTVYHSASGNITASAKNVWGRKVPYLQPVSSNYEADSPYNHFVQKYSFEDFARRLEIRVSSVTDIEILTRSPSQRVLKLQIGSRIFTGKELRRELGLKSTNFKYQIKDNYIKFITTGNGHGVGMSQYGANGMAEQGYNYLEILKHYYPGIKVRKLNY is encoded by the coding sequence TTGGTACCAACAGTATTAATTGTAGGTGGAGATCTAATATTTAATTTTGGAACTAAAAAAATTACAGTTAAGGTAACAACCGAAGATAACCGAATAATAGAATTGGAATTAGAAGAATATATTAAGGGAGTAATAGCAGCAGAAATGCCGGCAAGTTTTAGACTAGAAGCACTTAAGGCTCAAGCTGTAGCGGCAAGAAGTTATATTTTAACCCGTTTACAGGGAACAGACAAAAGAGAAGTATCTATTACAACAGATATTAATGTTGATCAAGCTTGGATTAGTAAACAGAAATTGCTTGAAAAGCGAGGGAATTTAAAGAATTGGTTTAAAATATCTGAAGCTGTTAATTCTACAAGAGGGATATTTTTAACCTATAATGGTAAAATAGCAACAACAGTTTATCATTCTGCTAGCGGGAATATAACAGCATCAGCTAAAAATGTATGGGGGAGAAAGGTACCTTATCTACAGCCAGTAAGTAGTAATTATGAAGCGGATTCTCCCTATAATCATTTTGTACAGAAATATTCGTTTGAAGATTTTGCTCGTAGGTTGGAGATAAGAGTATCTTCAGTAACTGATATAGAGATTTTAACTAGAAGTCCTAGTCAGCGGGTGTTAAAACTTCAGATTGGATCTCGAATTTTCACTGGAAAAGAGTTAAGAAGAGAATTAGGTTTAAAATCAACTAATTTCAAGTATCAGATAAAGGATAATTATATTAAATTCATTACTACTGGTAATGGTCATGGAGTAGGAATGAGTCAATATGGAGCTAATGGAATGGCTGAGCAAGGATATAATTATCTAGAAATTTTAAAGCATTATTATCCAGGTATAAAAGTTAGGAAATTAAATTATTAA
- the atpG gene encoding ATP synthase F1 subunit gamma — translation METMRDIKRKINSVENTKKITRAMKMVASAKLKGAQNRAESAKPFFKKTRQTLKDVTNEITEDNLHPLLERRDEIDRVGYIVITGDRGLCGPYNSNVLRRIEEDMEAGDDLTDKDDMGMIAIGKKGRNHFQRNELEIFSEYLDIDDEPSARLAQNIANEVREYYEEEVFDKIYLVYTQFNSVINHEVKKIQLLPVEPDDIEEEGLSGDYIYEPSAGEVLEAILPKYLRNIIYGSLLEAKASEFAARMTAMDSATDNAEEMIDELTLSFNRARQAEITQEITEIAAGAEALD, via the coding sequence ATGGAAACTATGCGCGATATTAAACGTAAGATTAATAGTGTTGAGAATACTAAAAAGATAACTCGCGCTATGAAGATGGTGGCATCTGCTAAGTTGAAAGGAGCGCAGAATAGAGCTGAATCAGCAAAACCTTTCTTTAAAAAGACTCGTCAAACTTTAAAGGATGTTACTAATGAGATAACAGAAGATAATTTACATCCGCTCTTAGAACGAAGAGACGAGATAGATAGAGTAGGTTATATAGTTATAACTGGTGATCGAGGACTATGTGGTCCTTATAACTCAAATGTTTTAAGACGGATTGAAGAGGATATGGAAGCTGGAGATGATCTTACCGATAAAGATGATATGGGTATGATTGCTATCGGTAAGAAAGGTAGAAATCATTTTCAGAGAAATGAGTTAGAGATTTTTTCTGAGTATCTAGATATTGATGATGAGCCGTCGGCTAGACTTGCTCAAAATATTGCCAATGAAGTAAGAGAATATTATGAAGAAGAAGTTTTTGATAAGATTTATCTTGTTTATACTCAATTTAATAGTGTGATTAATCATGAAGTCAAAAAGATACAGTTATTGCCGGTAGAACCAGATGATATTGAAGAGGAAGGACTTAGTGGAGATTATATTTATGAGCCTTCTGCAGGTGAAGTATTGGAAGCTATTTTACCTAAATACTTAAGAAATATAATCTATGGTTCTTTGTTAGAAGCAAAAGCCAGTGAATTTGCTGCTCGGATGACAGCTATGGATTCAGCTACAGATAATGCTGAAGAAATGATTGATGAGTTAACGTTATCCTTTAACCGAGCAAGACAGGCTGAAATTACTCAAGAGATTACTGAGATTGCTGCTGGGGCAGAGGCTTTAGATTAA
- the atpD gene encoding F0F1 ATP synthase subunit beta, whose amino-acid sequence MSENKDQHIGRVVQVIGPVVEFEFDSENLPNIYDAVEVKDEERDIDVTVEVLHQIGDSRVKGVAMSSTDGLVRGMEAVNTGAPISVPVGEDCLGRIFNVLGDTIDHQGEVDADEYRPIHQDPPEFDEQATSVEIFETGIKVVDLLAPYVSGGKVGLFGGAGVGKTVLIMELINRIATEHGGFSVFSGVGERTREGNDLWLEMKESGVLDKVALVYGQMNEPPGARMRVGLTGLTMAEYFRDELGSDVLMFIDNIFRFIQAGSEVSALLGRMPSAVGYQPTLATDVGALQERITSTNKGSITSVQAVYVPADDLTDPAPATTFAHLDATTVLSRSLTEKGIYPAVDPLDSTSTILDPGIIGERHYNVAREVQETLQRYQDLQDIIAILGMDELSPEDKLTVERARKIERFLSQPFFVAEQFTGIPGEYVPLNETIRGFEEILDGKHDDIPEEAFYMAGSIDDVLEQAEELEGSE is encoded by the coding sequence ATGAGTGAAAATAAGGACCAGCATATTGGACGAGTAGTCCAGGTTATCGGTCCAGTAGTGGAATTTGAATTTGATTCTGAAAACTTGCCAAATATTTATGACGCTGTTGAAGTAAAGGATGAGGAACGAGATATAGATGTTACAGTAGAGGTTTTACATCAAATTGGAGATAGTCGTGTTAAAGGTGTAGCAATGTCTTCTACTGATGGTTTAGTTCGCGGTATGGAAGCTGTAAATACCGGTGCTCCTATATCTGTACCGGTAGGAGAAGATTGTTTAGGTCGAATCTTTAATGTGTTAGGTGATACGATCGATCATCAAGGTGAAGTTGATGCTGATGAATACCGACCAATCCACCAAGACCCACCTGAATTTGATGAACAGGCAACTTCTGTAGAGATATTTGAAACAGGAATAAAAGTAGTTGACCTTCTAGCACCATATGTATCCGGAGGTAAGGTTGGTCTCTTTGGAGGTGCTGGTGTAGGTAAGACTGTTTTGATTATGGAATTGATTAACCGAATTGCTACTGAACATGGTGGTTTCTCAGTATTCTCTGGTGTTGGAGAAAGAACTAGAGAAGGTAATGATCTATGGTTAGAAATGAAAGAATCAGGAGTATTAGATAAGGTTGCCCTAGTTTATGGTCAGATGAATGAACCACCTGGAGCAAGAATGCGAGTTGGATTAACCGGATTAACAATGGCGGAGTATTTCCGTGATGAATTGGGATCAGATGTACTAATGTTTATTGATAACATCTTCCGCTTTATTCAGGCGGGTTCTGAGGTATCTGCTTTGCTTGGTAGGATGCCTTCTGCTGTTGGTTATCAGCCTACATTAGCTACAGATGTAGGTGCTTTACAGGAGCGAATTACTTCTACTAATAAAGGATCAATTACATCTGTGCAGGCTGTTTATGTACCGGCAGATGACTTGACTGATCCAGCTCCAGCTACTACTTTTGCACACTTAGATGCGACAACAGTATTATCAAGATCATTAACAGAGAAAGGGATTTATCCAGCCGTTGATCCATTAGATTCAACATCTACAATCCTTGATCCTGGTATTATAGGTGAACGACATTATAACGTTGCACGTGAAGTACAGGAAACTTTACAGCGTTATCAGGACTTACAGGATATTATCGCTATTTTAGGTATGGATGAATTATCCCCAGAAGATAAATTAACTGTAGAACGAGCTCGTAAGATTGAAAGATTCTTATCTCAGCCGTTCTTTGTTGCAGAACAGTTTACGGGGATTCCTGGTGAATATGTACCGCTTAATGAAACAATTAGAGGATTTGAAGAGATCTTGGATGGTAAACATGATGATATTCCGGAAGAAGCCTTTTATATGGCAGGTAGTATAGATGATGTATTAGAACAAGCTGAAGAATTAGAAGGAAGTGAATAA
- a CDS encoding UDP-N-acetylglucosamine 1-carboxyvinyltransferase translates to MRKLVVKTTDYLEGNISVSGAKNAALPIITAALLGEGSSKLSGIPDLKDVNNLVSILSNLGAEINFTDSELELNTDEINKYSTESDLARKMRASYYTLGALLGRYGQACTVLPGGCEIGNRPIDLHLKGFSALGAEVKLDHGVVKLEADRLKGANIYLDYPSVGATINIMLAAVMADGETVIENAAREPEIIDLANYLNIMGAEITGAGTDIIKITGVNKLIGKDYTIIPDRIEAGTYMMAVAAVGGDVVIENVLVEHVRPLIAKLKEMGVEIIEDINQVRVKSNQGLKGTDIKTMPYPGFPTDMQAQFMTLLTQASSENLVIETVFERRFGHVDELRRMGAKIKVDGRSAVVAQANLEGAQVEATDLRAGAALIIAGLAAKGQTEIQNIYHIERGYEDITDKLKGIGANIELVVE, encoded by the coding sequence GTGCGTAAATTAGTAGTCAAAACAACTGATTATTTAGAGGGGAACATAAGTGTCAGTGGAGCTAAGAATGCAGCTTTACCTATTATAACTGCTGCTTTATTAGGAGAAGGAAGTAGTAAATTAAGTGGAATACCGGATTTAAAGGATGTTAATAATTTAGTTAGTATTCTGTCAAATTTAGGTGCTGAAATTAATTTTACTGATAGTGAATTAGAGCTTAATACAGATGAGATTAATAAATATAGTACAGAGAGTGATTTAGCTAGAAAGATGAGGGCTTCTTATTATACTTTAGGGGCTCTATTAGGTCGTTATGGTCAGGCCTGTACTGTTTTACCAGGAGGGTGTGAGATTGGAAATCGTCCTATTGATTTACATTTGAAAGGGTTTTCTGCTTTAGGAGCAGAAGTTAAGTTAGATCATGGAGTGGTAAAATTAGAAGCTGATAGATTAAAAGGAGCTAATATTTATCTTGACTATCCTAGTGTAGGAGCCACGATAAATATTATGTTGGCAGCTGTTATGGCTGATGGTGAAACTGTAATAGAGAATGCAGCTAGAGAACCGGAGATAATAGATTTAGCAAATTATTTAAATATTATGGGAGCTGAAATCACTGGAGCAGGGACTGACATAATTAAGATTACAGGAGTAAATAAGCTAATAGGTAAAGATTATACTATTATTCCTGATCGTATTGAAGCAGGGACCTATATGATGGCAGTGGCAGCAGTAGGTGGAGATGTTGTGATTGAAAATGTATTGGTAGAACATGTACGCCCCTTAATAGCTAAGTTAAAAGAGATGGGAGTAGAAATAATTGAGGATATTAATCAGGTAAGAGTAAAATCAAACCAAGGCTTAAAAGGAACAGATATTAAAACTATGCCTTATCCAGGTTTTCCAACTGATATGCAGGCTCAGTTTATGACTTTATTGACACAAGCAAGTAGCGAAAACTTAGTCATAGAGACAGTTTTTGAAAGAAGGTTTGGACATGTTGATGAATTAAGAAGAATGGGGGCTAAGATTAAAGTAGATGGAAGAAGTGCAGTAGTTGCCCAAGCAAATTTGGAAGGAGCTCAAGTTGAAGCTACAGATCTGCGAGCTGGAGCAGCACTCATTATTGCTGGTTTAGCAGCTAAAGGACAAACAGAAATTCAGAATATATATCATATTGAACGCGGTTATGAAGATATTACTGATAAGTTGAAGGGAATTGGAGCCAATATTGAATTAGTTGTAGAGTAA
- a CDS encoding F0F1 ATP synthase subunit epsilon — translation MANTVQVDILTAERTVYSEEVEMVIVPAIDGDLGVLPNHAPLVTGLDIGKIRIKKDGEEIKLATSGGFMEVKPDQVNILADTAEFPDEIDIKRAKDAKNRAENRLQKNKDRINDTRAEVALQRAINRIDVANKGE, via the coding sequence ATGGCTAATACCGTTCAGGTTGATATTTTAACTGCAGAGCGGACTGTCTATAGTGAAGAAGTAGAGATGGTAATTGTTCCTGCTATAGATGGTGATTTAGGCGTTCTGCCTAATCATGCGCCGTTGGTTACAGGTTTAGATATAGGTAAAATTAGAATAAAAAAAGATGGAGAAGAGATTAAATTGGCTACTAGCGGCGGTTTTATGGAAGTAAAGCCTGATCAAGTTAATATTTTAGCTGATACAGCAGAATTTCCCGATGAAATTGATATAAAGCGAGCTAAAGATGCTAAAAATCGGGCTGAAAACCGTCTGCAGAAAAATAAAGATAGAATAAATGATACTAGAGCTGAAGTTGCTTTGCAGCGGGCTATTAATAGAATTGATGTAGCTAACAAAGGGGAGTAA